The following nucleotide sequence is from Malania oleifera isolate guangnan ecotype guangnan chromosome 4, ASM2987363v1, whole genome shotgun sequence.
tccatacataccacacttatttggtttatggcaaatcatatcatttacattttcaagtatacagtttatgcaaatatgaattacggtcacctcaataatacagtttaaataagacaaacggttttccaaacgaaatagagatgatacctgaaatccctaattttcttgaaaactgtaacccaaaaattctGCAATTTTACCCaatatattttcctaaataagtagtcaaaacatacatatgatcgtagcctacaagcttaccgatcctgatttcaaaaaaggactgatataaacagaattcccttacctcaacccgaattccaactacgaactctacggtcctcaaaactacgaatcgagactccaaaacctacaaaccacagtacagtacatgcttacaatccgtactactacacatatactgaatcaaaaatgaaaaccgaaccttacctcgattttggcccgaaacccgaaatccttcaaaacgagattctgatccagtagaaacgtagagaatccttcactgattcTCGCAGTAACTGTGGATTTGTGAATCCGGCGACAAACGGcgaaggaatcgaagagagagagagagagagagagagcttcaatcctagagagagaaagagaggaattccaaaacttagcaatgaagaaaactcaaaatatccttttaaagacctttgacccgagaggcttcgtcgatgaagtggtgccttcgtcgacgaaaagtcaggGATTTCTTCGATGAAgcctgatatttccaatttccTGAACCCCTCGGCTTTTCCttatcgacgaacctctgaatttcgtcgacgaaaagtcttctgccttcgttgacgaattatggcctcgtcgacgaagtctgcagaattccatttCCATCCCTTTTTTACATAATTAACTCgttatcacgattcgggttcttacagttcCGGAGACTGAGATACGACGAGGGAACTGAGAGAGAGTCGAGGCAGCGAGAGACAACGCCGGAATGAGAGAGAGCCGAGAAGGATGAACGCCGGAGAAGACGACCAGAACTGGAGAATCTGAGAGACGGAACTGATACAAGCTGCCGGAGATGGAGAAACGACTTACAGGAAACGAACCGCAGAACGACGGAGAACCTTCGGAACTGGAGAATCTGAGAGACGGAACTGATACAAGCTGCCAGAGATGGAGAAACGACTTGCAGGAAACGGACAGCAGAATGACGGAGAACCTGCGGCCGAGCGGAGGAGAACCAGACGGCTGGGAATGCAAGAtgacaaaaaaaaacaaagaaaaaagagagCGATGTCGGAACGGAGAAGGGAAACCAGATGGGCGTGCAGcggcaaagaaagaaagaaggagaaaagaaaattAGGTTTAAGAtgtatgctctgataccatgttaagattggAGAAGAATGATTTTCTCTATTGATATTTTtaatacaaggattacaaggatatatacataagagaattggaaaaaatggaaagtaaatattatgctaaaatggaaagtgtatataaCTCTAATATTATTCATTGCATCATTATACTTCCCTAGCACATGCGTTCTACTCAAATATGAGTTACATCACCAACAAAAATGAGTAATGcacaatattaaattaatttagaaaaaGTGAATGAGATTTTTAGTATTTGAAATGTTTGAAATAGAAGGAATTAATTATGAAGAAGTTTGCGTAACTTAATAAACATGTATCACTATCTATGAAGAATATGGTATCTAAGTTGTCATGTGCATATGCATTAATATATTAATTTGACAAATAGAAAGTGTCTTATAAAATTCATCTTTTGGCCTAAAATAAGGACAACAATCCCAACTCAGCCATAATTATTATTCTCATTAATGCCAGAATATTTATCAAGCATAGGAATAGGTAGCAAAGATAAATCCTTTTCTAAGGATTGTCAAAAACTAACATTTGCCTTATGATATTTGTCAATCATCTAGCTAGCATCTTACTTATCTTTTTTACTCGTTTTGTAGTTTTGGACTATagtattttttattgttttttagcTCATCCCACCCTATAttactaataaatatatatagtaaATTATACTCTTTTACctaaattaaaaactaaaaaaataacataaaaaagaagaagaaaagagaacagtTCGTATTATGCAAAACACTAAAATAGAAATCAATCTTCATGTAATCTTCTCTTTTATGTCTTAGAGTTGATTTGGTTTACTATGtggatgattatatatatatatatgtgaatattaattttgtatattatataaatatatttaaaaagtgCAAAAAATGAGTGGGCCCTTTGCCATTTGTAGGTGTGTGGGCCCAACAAATACCATGCAAATTTGTGAGGCCCACATTTGGTGAGTGGGTCCCCCATCACTGTGCTGACTTGATAAGTTAAAAAgggaaaaataacaaaaaatggAAAAGGAATGGAACAGGTAATTGATGGGTGGACCTATTCAATTGAGAAGAGGTAGAAGAACTTTAGGAGCCTGTGGgagtgtgtgtgagtgagtgcgtgtGACACTGTGTGAAAACTTTGTCTCCTCCTTCACGGTAAGATTTACTGCTCACATCAGACATCTATGGCCATTGGCAGTGGCTTCTAGCTTTGGCTTTCCTCACTCTCTCACCCTTCATAACTCTTTTCAACTTTCTCTGTCATTCACTCTGTATTTTCTATCATCAATGATCTGGTCGACTGGTTGTGGTGGCTCTACTCAAAAATGAGAAGGGGGTGGGAGCCTCAAGTGCGGATTTGCAGATGAAGCATTGCTGGTGAGATTGGATTGAAACGTTTCAAATTATTGTTTTTGTTCCATTTAATGAAGACCCATTTGATTGATCGCCGCTTTCTCCCCCTCCCATCTGTCTCTGTGTGCTCTGAAAGTGTTGTTTTGTTGATTCGATTTTACAATTCATTCTACGAAATGGGATTTCTAGTTCCTGTTTTCTTTCATTTAAGGAAGACCCATTTGGCTGAACCTCTGTTTCCCTCTGCACCTCCCTCTCTGCGTGCGTGTGTTCTAGAATTGTTGATTTTGATGATTTGAGTTTACTATTTATTCTTGCTTTTTAGGGGGAAAAAACAGTAGTTTCTGGGAATCTGTTCTCTCCTCTTCCGAATTTTGTTCAACTTGTTATCCTGATGGGCAATGTCGGTGATGTAACGCCTAATTGCCAATTGGTGTTTGGGTTTCTCTCGTTATGCTCTGGAATACTAGGGATTTCGGAGCATTTGAGTATCTGATTAATTGTCAACATTCAGCTGATTGAAGTTCTTTGTGAATTGATTAATTAAAGCATTGCAAAATCTTTTGCAAGTTGGAAGTGGGTTTTATTTGATCTTTCTGTTTTTCTGTATTGTTTTGAATAGATTGGAAAATGGAGGTTGATAAACGAGGTTCAAAAGGGGGTTTCCTTCACTTGCTTGATTGGCATGGCAAATCCAAATCCCGGAAGAAGTTGCCAGACAAGTCTGAACGACCCGGTGAGTTTGTATTTTTGCAGATGCTGGGTCTCTCTGTGTGTTTCCTCCTTTTGTTTTTTGCTAATATTTCATCCCCTTTGTGGTTGTTATGTTTTTTGGATTTATGTCTGTATTTTCCTGTGTCATCTTGCAGACTTGCACGCAGACAGATCCATGGCAGGACGTGAGAATGTAGATAATTTGGTAGGGATGACTCTCTTTCTGAGatatatattttcctaattatttttcCTAATGTGATTATTTACATTGTGTTAATATTTAATCTATCATCTTGTTTCCAGATTGAGGTAGATGAGAATGCAGCGGATTTGAGTTGCAGACAACGTGGTGATTGTAGTCATCCTTCAATAGTGAGCGCTGATGAAGGATGTGGAACCAAGGCCCCTGGATTAGTTGCCAGACTCATGGGATTGGATTCCTTGCCATCCTCTGGCGTTAGTGAATGCCATCCAGACTCACTTCTTGACTCTTGCTCTATTAGTGATCCTTATCACTCTAAGACTACTCCTAATTTAATGAGTGAGCACCAAAGTATGGCGAATGATGGCATGCCTGATGATTTCAATGGGTTCAATGATAATCCAGTAAAATCCAGCTCACCAAAGGCACAGACCCGACCAATTGAGAGGTTTCGAACTGAGATAACAGCGCCCAAATCAGATAAATCTGTTCCAACTACTCGCCATAAACTGTTTTCTCCTATTAAGTATCCTGGGTTCAGTCCAAATAAAAATACAGCCTACGTAATGGAATCAGCTGCAAAGTTTATTGAGGCAGCCTCTCGGGAATCCATTAAGGGTAAAATTCCATCTTCTGGGTTGTCTTCAGTGCCCTTGAGAATCCGGAATCTGAAAGAGGAGGTGGAAGCTGCACAGAAAGTTTCTAGACCTGCAAAACAAAAAGAGCCTGGCACTGCTAGGAATGTGAAAGAACAGTCTCAAAACAAGAGGTGGAGTGGATTACAAGGTAGGCCAATATTCAAGGCTCTCACGGATTCAGAAAAAATCACCTCTGAGACTTCAAAGAATAAGGAAAAATCAATTTCTCTAGCACTACAAGCAAAGTTCAATGTTCAGAAAAGAGAGGGATTGACTTCAAGCAGTAATGGGAAATTTAAGAACCAGAAGGAACAAGCTGAGATTGACTCAAACCATATTTTCAGGAGTGATCCAGGCATGCAAAGAAGTGCACAGAAGAGAACTTCCTCAAACAAGACTTCTACTGTGCTCAAGCAAAATAATCAGAAGCAGAATTGTGTATCCACTAAAGACACGTTAAATAATCAGAAGCAGAATTGTGTATCCGCTAAAGGCACGTTAAATAATCTGAAGCAGAATTCTGTATCCACCAGGGACAGGTTAACTACAAAAAGTTCAGGTTCCTGCCAGCAAGCTAGGAAAGCTATGTCAATGAATGGTTCTTCTGGGCCTAGTAAGACCATAAATACAGTCGTTGTGAGCTCGGAAAGTGGATCTAGGAAGATGGGTTCTGTAAGAACTGGTATTGAAAAGTACTTTTCATCATCTAAAACAAATAATTTCTCTTGCAAGAAACGGTCTGTCAATGAGGATATTCATTTTGATGAAAGTGTCTGTGATAATGTTTTCAGCACTCAAGATGACAGGTTTCTACAATGTAACGGTGCGATTGATGGGTCCATGAATCAGGGAGTAAAGAGCAGGAAAAGCATAGATGTTGTTTCATTTACGTTCATGTCTCCAATTAAAAGATCAACGCCTACACCTCAATCTTCTGAGCAGGTCATGGAGAAAAGTGACTGCTTTTATGCTGATTCTTGTGGTGATTGTGATCTCTTTGACTTAAAAGAACCAAAATTACTTGCTCCGGCATTGGATGAAGTTGGTGGTGATGCTTTGAGTGTTCTTTTGGAGCAAAAGCTTATGGAGTTGACATTTAGGGTTGAATCATCCCCTAATAAACAGGTCCAGCCAGGGACTACCACTAGTACTGCATCTAGTTTGCAAGAGTCGGTGTCCACTGTCAGTGTGGTTAGCCCCACAGCAATGGAGGAGGAGAAGAGGTTTCAATTTCATCTGCAAGAAAATGAATCAGATAACTCATCTGACTTTGATTGCCCTTCAATTCATGGCTCGCTGGTCAATGCAAACCAAGAGCAGGAGGTATTATTCATTTGTTTAGACTTCTTATCAGTATCAACTGTCATTTTCTTCACATTCTTATATTTCCCCAAAGTTTTATTTGCTGTCTGTTATTAGGTAAGACTACAAGTTCCTATGTCATACCATATTTAAATTTTATGGGTTCTATCTGATGTCTTCCCTCTGCAAGAAGCAACAGAATATGGTTATTTATGAAAGATTCAAAAGGAACTAACCGGGTTAATCTGAAG
It contains:
- the LOC131154534 gene encoding uncharacterized protein LOC131154534 isoform X2, which translates into the protein MEVDKRGSKGGFLHLLDWHGKSKSRKKLPDKSERPDLHADRSMAGRENVDNLIEVDENAADLSCRQRGDCSHPSIVSADEGCGTKAPGLVARLMGLDSLPSSGVSECHPDSLLDSCSISDPYHSKTTPNLMSEHQSMANDGMPDDFNGFNDNPVKSSSPKAQTRPIERFRTEITAPKSDKSVPTTRHKLFSPIKYPGFSPNKNTAYVMESAAKFIEAASRESIKGKIPSSGLSSVPLRIRNLKEEVEAAQKVSRPAKQKEPGTARNVKEQSQNKRWSGLQGRPIFKALTDSEKITSETSKNKEKSISLALQAKFNVQKREGLTSSSNGKFKNQKEQAEIDSNHIFRSDPGMQRSAQKRTSSNKTSTVLKQNNQKQNCVSTKDTLNNQKQNCVSAKGTLNNLKQNSVSTRDRLTTKSSGSCQQARKAMSMNGSSGPSKTINTVVVSSESGSRKMGSVRTGIEKYFSSSKTNNFSCKKRSVNEDIHFDESVCDNVFSTQDDRFLQCNGAIDGSMNQGVKSRKSIDVVSFTFMSPIKRSTPTPQSSEQVMEKSDCFYADSCGDCDLFDLKEPKLLAPALDEVGGDALSVLLEQKLMELTFRVESSPNKQVQPGTTTSTASSLQESVSTVSVVSPTAMEEEKRFQFHLQENESDNSSDFDCPSIHGSLVNANQEQEDLKGVEEHCTSSSSGKTGVELDYKHPIPVPILEPSSSRRSCNSSDSRSTDSNCGTGYSLLTESPETISRLPRRKSQPMDGDTELSDSALSMSSWDVSRWHTIIISDEMDDNTTNWERRYVRNIICFSELLYKESALGQAQEVLKPSVFDQLENQKTRSGRSRVGSRLDRKLLFDCVSECLDLRCRWLSGGGCKACAKWVNLFQSKGWLAEELCNEILGWRSMAELWVDELVDKDMSCKNGRWLDFEIEAFEHGMEIEKDIFTCLVDELVDDLFLS
- the LOC131154534 gene encoding uncharacterized protein LOC131154534 isoform X1, with amino-acid sequence MEVDKRGSKGGFLHLLDWHGKSKSRKKLPDKSERPDLHADRSMAGRENVDNLIEVDENAADLSCRQRGDCSHPSIVSADEGCGTKAPGLVARLMGLDSLPSSGVSECHPDSLLDSCSISDPYHSKTTPNLMSEHQSMANDGMPDDFNGFNDNPVKSSSPKAQTRPIERFRTEITAPKSDKSVPTTRHKLFSPIKYPGFSPNKNTAYVMESAAKFIEAASRESIKGKIPSSGLSSVPLRIRNLKEEVEAAQKVSRPAKQKEPGTARNVKEQSQNKRWSGLQGRPIFKALTDSEKITSETSKNKEKSISLALQAKFNVQKREGLTSSSNGKFKNQKEQAEIDSNHIFRSDPGMQRSAQKRTSSNKTSTVLKQNNQKQNCVSTKDTLNNQKQNCVSAKGTLNNLKQNSVSTRDRLTTKSSGSCQQARKAMSMNGSSGPSKTINTVVVSSESGSRKMGSVRTGIEKYFSSSKTNNFSCKKRSVNEDIHFDESVCDNVFSTQDDRFLQCNGAIDGSMNQGVKSRKSIDVVSFTFMSPIKRSTPTPQSSEQVMEKSDCFYADSCGDCDLFDLKEPKLLAPALDEVGGDALSVLLEQKLMELTFRVESSPNKQVQPGTTTSTASSLQESVSTVSVVSPTAMEEEKRFQFHLQENESDNSSDFDCPSIHGSLVNANQEQEQLQDLKGVEEHCTSSSSGKTGVELDYKHPIPVPILEPSSSRRSCNSSDSRSTDSNCGTGYSLLTESPETISRLPRRKSQPMDGDTELSDSALSMSSWDVSRWHTIIISDEMDDNTTNWERRYVRNIICFSELLYKESALGQAQEVLKPSVFDQLENQKTRSGRSRVGSRLDRKLLFDCVSECLDLRCRWLSGGGCKACAKWVNLFQSKGWLAEELCNEILGWRSMAELWVDELVDKDMSCKNGRWLDFEIEAFEHGMEIEKDIFTCLVDELVDDLFLS